The following proteins are encoded in a genomic region of Pan troglodytes isolate AG18354 chromosome 2, NHGRI_mPanTro3-v2.0_pri, whole genome shotgun sequence:
- the LOC738524 gene encoding olfactory receptor 5K4 — MAKENHSLAAEFILIGFTNYPELKTLLFVVFSAIYLVTMVGNLGLVALIYVERRLHTPMYIFLGNLALMDSCCACAVTPKMLENFFSEDRIISLYECMAQFYFLCLAETTDCFLLAAMAYDRYVAICNPLQYHTMMSKTLCIRMTTGAFIAGNLHSMIHGGLLLRLTFCRSNKIDHFFCDILPLYRLSCTDPSINELMIYIFSIPIQIFTIATVLISYLCILLTVFKMKSKEGRGKAFSTCASHFLSVSIFYVCLLMYVRPFEEGDKDIPVAIFYTIVIPLLNPFIYSLRNKEVINFLKKIMRNYNILKPTCSIAN, encoded by the coding sequence TctgtttgtggtgttctctgccATCTATCTGGTCACCATGGTGGGGAATCTTGGTCTGGTGGCATTAATTTACGTAGAGCGTCGTCTTCACACACCAATGTACATCTTTCTGGGCAACCTGGCTCTGATGGATTCCTGCTGTGCCTGTGCTGTTACCCCCAAGATGTTAGAGAACTTCTTTTCTGAGGACAGAATCATTTCCCTGTATGAATGTATggcacaattttattttctctgtcttgCTGAAACCACAGACTGCTTTCTTCTGGCGGCAATGGCCTATGACCGCTATGTGGCCATATGCAACCCACTGCAGTACCACACCATGATGTCCAAGACGCTCTGCATTCGGATGACCACAGGTGCCTTCATAGCTGGAAACCTGCATTCCATGATTCATGGAGGGCTTCTATTAAGGTTAACTTTCTGCAGGTCTAATAAAATTGACCACTTTTTCTGTGATATTCTTCCACTGTATAGACTCTCCTGTACAGATCCTtctattaatgaattaatgatatATATCTTTTCAATACCAATTCAAATCTTTACCATTGCTACTGTCTTGATCTCTTATCTCTGCATCCTTTTGactgttttcaaaatgaaatccAAGGAGGGAAGAGGTAAAGCATTTTCTACCTGTGCATCccactttctctctgtctcaatATTTTACGTTTGTCTTCTCATGTACGTTCGACCATTTGAAGAAGGAGATAAAGATATACCAGTGGCAATATTTTATACAATAGTAATCCCATTACTAAACCCTTTTATTTATAGTCTGAGAAATAAGGAGGtgataaattttcttaaaaaaattatgaggaaTTATAACATTCTTAAACCAACTTGCTCTATagcaaattga